Proteins encoded together in one Methanosarcinales archaeon window:
- a CDS encoding mechanosensitive ion channel family protein produces MNLTEMTPFIQAYESPIFRFVIVVVTIILAFFVSKLATFYFRRSFREKMSKDHLEIVLKVISYSIIIIAILFFVLPTLNVQESSILVAGSVFGLVIGFASQSIVGNLISGLFLMIERPIKVGNLVNIDGNSGTVEDISIISTIIRTYDGLYVRIPNEKVFTTTITNYVANVARRFEYVVGIRYEDDADQAIDIIENLISENPFALKNPTPSVFVDTLGDNAVNIIVRIWAPVTDWYSVKTEMLWIIKKTLEENGIEIAFPQRTVWFANELSKKEIQ; encoded by the coding sequence ATGAACCTTACTGAAATGACTCCGTTCATACAGGCCTATGAAAGCCCGATCTTCAGATTTGTTATAGTTGTCGTAACTATTATATTAGCATTTTTTGTCAGCAAGTTGGCAACATTCTATTTCAGGCGATCGTTCAGGGAGAAGATGAGCAAGGACCACCTGGAGATCGTCCTGAAGGTCATATCGTACTCGATCATTATTATTGCTATATTGTTCTTTGTGCTTCCCACCCTCAACGTACAGGAATCCAGTATACTCGTGGCCGGGAGTGTGTTCGGTCTGGTAATAGGTTTTGCAAGTCAGAGTATAGTGGGTAATCTGATATCTGGACTTTTCCTCATGATCGAGAGGCCCATAAAAGTGGGAAACCTGGTGAACATAGATGGAAATTCGGGGACTGTGGAAGATATCAGTATTATCTCCACTATCATCAGGACCTATGATGGGCTGTATGTCAGAATACCAAATGAAAAGGTGTTCACCACTACCATCACCAATTACGTGGCCAATGTGGCCAGGCGGTTCGAATATGTAGTCGGGATCCGATATGAGGACGATGCTGACCAGGCAATTGATATAATTGAGAACCTGATATCAGAAAATCCTTTTGCTTTGAAAAATCCAACACCCTCAGTGTTCGTCGATACCCTGGGTGATAATGCGGTCAATATTATAGTCAGGATTTGGGCACCTGTTACTGATTGGTATAGTGTCAAGACCGAAATGCTCTGGATCATCAAAAAGACCCTGGAAGAGAATGGAATTGAGATCGCATTCCCACAAAGAACAGTCTGGTTTGCAAACGAGC